In the Candidatus Electrothrix sp. GW3-4 genome, one interval contains:
- a CDS encoding glycosyltransferase family 2 protein, with protein sequence MRFSIITPSYNTVPYLEQTIQSVLAQQEGQGVSLEYIVVDGGSTDGSQEILQHYAQDITHTVIEPDTGPAHAINKGLRLATGEVIAWLNADDIYYPRTLERVGQALACRPDAAFCFGGCPIIDEQGQEIRSGITRFKESFYPVSSRFTYQCINYLSQPALFFRRQAVEQAGLLPENMVAAWDYQFILRLWHCGDGVQVAGPPLSAFRWHEGSISGQNFQAQFEEEYLAAKADAGTLSLQTLLHFCVRWGIVGAYSAMAGLRRRTGQAE encoded by the coding sequence ATGCGCTTTTCCATTATTACACCGAGCTATAATACTGTTCCTTATCTGGAGCAGACCATCCAGTCTGTTCTTGCACAACAGGAGGGGCAGGGTGTTTCTCTCGAATATATCGTGGTTGATGGTGGAAGCACGGATGGCTCGCAGGAGATCCTCCAGCACTATGCCCAGGATATCACCCATACAGTGATAGAGCCTGATACCGGTCCGGCTCATGCCATTAATAAGGGTTTGCGGCTGGCCACCGGTGAGGTCATTGCTTGGCTGAATGCCGATGATATTTATTATCCGAGAACCTTGGAGCGCGTTGGTCAGGCCTTGGCCTGTCGGCCTGATGCGGCCTTCTGTTTTGGTGGCTGTCCGATTATTGATGAGCAGGGACAGGAAATTCGTTCCGGGATTACTCGTTTTAAGGAGTCCTTTTATCCCGTTTCCTCCCGCTTCACCTATCAATGCATCAACTATCTTTCCCAGCCTGCTTTGTTTTTTCGTCGTCAGGCCGTAGAACAGGCAGGTTTGCTGCCGGAAAACATGGTGGCTGCCTGGGATTACCAGTTTATTCTTCGCCTCTGGCATTGCGGTGATGGGGTTCAGGTAGCTGGTCCGCCGCTTTCCGCCTTTCGTTGGCATGAAGGATCAATTAGCGGGCAGAATTTTCAGGCCCAGTTTGAGGAAGAGTATCTGGCTGCAAAGGCAGATGCCGGTACCCTGAGCCTCCAGACCCTGCTCCATTTTTGTGTTCGCTGGGGGATTGTTGGGGCCTATTCGGCAATGGCTGGCTTGCGAAGAAGAACCGGACAGGCAGAGTAG